Proteins encoded by one window of Cylindrospermum stagnale PCC 7417:
- the atpC gene encoding ATP synthase F1 subunit epsilon, translated as MTLTVRVISPDKTVWDAVAEEVVLPSTTGQVGILSGHAPLLTALDTGVMRVRASKNQDWQAIALLGGFAEVDQDEVTILVNSAERGDKINLEEARTAFNTAQTRLNQVAAGDRQAQIQATQAYKRARARFQAAGGLV; from the coding sequence ATGACATTAACCGTTCGTGTAATTTCCCCAGATAAGACAGTTTGGGATGCCGTAGCTGAAGAAGTAGTTTTGCCTAGCACTACTGGTCAAGTAGGAATCCTCAGTGGACACGCGCCTCTGTTGACCGCCCTAGATACGGGTGTAATGCGAGTCCGTGCCAGCAAAAATCAAGATTGGCAAGCGATCGCACTTTTGGGTGGCTTTGCTGAAGTAGACCAAGATGAAGTCACAATTCTCGTTAACAGCGCTGAACGCGGCGACAAAATTAACCTCGAAGAAGCCCGTACCGCTTTTAACACAGCACAAACTCGCCTAAATCAAGTTGCAGCAGGCGATCGTCAAGCACAAATCCAGGCAACCCAAGCCTACAAACGTGCCCGCGCTCGCTTTCAAGCCGCTGGCGGTTTGGTGTAA
- the atpD gene encoding F0F1 ATP synthase subunit beta, whose amino-acid sequence MVTTAEKTNIGFITQIIGPVVDVKFPGGKLPRIYNALTIKGTNEAGQTINLTVEVQQLLGDNQVRAVAMSTTDGLVRGLEVADTGAPISVPVGKATLGRILNVLGEPVDNQGPVNADTSLPIHRSAPKFTELETQPSVFETGIKVVDLLTPYRRGGKIGLFGGAGVGKTVIMMELINNIATQHGGVSVFAGVGERTREGNDLYNEMMESGVINKDSLNDSKIALVYGQMNEPPGARMRVGLSGLTIAEYFRDVSKQDVLLFIDNIFRFVQAGSEVSALLGRMPSAVGYQPTLGTDVGELQERITSTTEGSITSIQAVYVPADDLTDPAPATTFAHLDGTTVLSRGLASKGIYPAVDPLGSTSTMLQPNIVGDDHYNTARAVQSTLQRYKELQDIIAILGLDELSEEDRLIVARARKVERFLSQPFFVAEVFTGSPGKYVKLEDTIKGFKQILSGELDALPEQAFYLVGDINEAIAKAEKIKG is encoded by the coding sequence ATGGTCACCACCGCAGAAAAAACAAACATTGGTTTCATTACCCAAATCATTGGTCCAGTTGTAGACGTTAAGTTTCCCGGCGGGAAATTGCCCCGAATCTACAATGCTTTGACCATCAAAGGCACTAACGAAGCTGGACAGACAATCAACCTTACCGTCGAAGTGCAACAACTGCTGGGCGATAACCAGGTGCGGGCTGTTGCTATGAGTACCACCGATGGCTTGGTGCGTGGTCTGGAAGTTGCCGATACTGGCGCTCCCATCAGCGTGCCAGTTGGTAAAGCCACCTTGGGCCGCATTCTCAACGTTCTTGGCGAACCTGTGGACAATCAGGGGCCTGTGAATGCTGACACTTCGTTACCCATCCACCGATCTGCTCCCAAATTCACTGAACTGGAAACCCAGCCTTCTGTGTTCGAGACCGGAATTAAAGTTGTTGACCTTTTAACTCCCTATCGACGCGGCGGAAAGATTGGTCTGTTCGGCGGTGCTGGTGTTGGTAAGACCGTGATCATGATGGAGTTGATTAACAACATCGCTACCCAGCACGGCGGCGTGTCCGTTTTTGCTGGTGTGGGCGAGCGCACCCGTGAGGGCAATGACCTTTACAACGAAATGATGGAATCTGGGGTAATCAACAAGGATAGCCTCAATGATTCAAAAATTGCCCTAGTTTACGGTCAGATGAACGAGCCACCCGGAGCAAGAATGCGGGTTGGTCTTTCAGGATTGACAATAGCTGAGTACTTCCGGGATGTTAGTAAGCAGGACGTACTGCTGTTTATTGACAACATCTTCCGGTTCGTGCAAGCAGGTTCTGAAGTGTCAGCACTGTTGGGTCGGATGCCTTCAGCGGTAGGATATCAGCCCACCTTGGGAACAGACGTAGGTGAACTGCAAGAGCGGATTACCTCAACCACAGAGGGTTCGATCACCTCAATTCAAGCTGTGTATGTGCCTGCGGATGACTTGACTGACCCAGCACCTGCAACCACATTTGCTCACTTGGATGGCACAACAGTGTTGTCTCGTGGTTTGGCATCTAAGGGAATTTATCCGGCGGTTGACCCCCTAGGCTCCACCTCTACGATGTTGCAACCCAACATTGTGGGTGATGACCACTACAATACTGCCCGTGCGGTGCAGTCAACTCTGCAACGTTATAAAGAACTCCAAGACATTATCGCTATTCTTGGTCTAGATGAATTGTCTGAAGAAGACCGTCTAATTGTGGCACGGGCGCGGAAGGTTGAGCGCTTCTTGTCTCAGCCGTTCTTTGTGGCGGAAGTGTTCACCGGCTCTCCTGGTAAGTATGTGAAGTTGGAAGACACGATCAAAGGGTTCAAGCAAATTCTGTCTGGTGAGTTGGATGCTTTGCCAGAACAGGCTTTCTACTTGGTGGGCGATATTAACGAAGCGATCGCTAAAGCCGAAAAAATCAAAGGTTAG
- a CDS encoding SirB1 family protein, with the protein MNASSARQYFYQEIQQPDEYIDLAKAALYIAQEEYPDLDPEEYLNALDTMAVELQERLPDSQYPLRIIQSINQYLYEDLGFSGNRTDYYDPRNSFLNDVIERRQGIPITLGLVYLEVARRIGFPMVGVGMPGHFLIRPDIPGIEIFVDAFNSGEVIFAQDCQERLEQIYHQPVTLRPEFFAVVSHRQFLARMLTNLKYIYLKQENLAKSLAVVERIMLLFPDLPLELRDRGLLYYQLHRYPQAIEDFQRYLAKVPNAEDAVMIRQLLAKLGKNG; encoded by the coding sequence ATGAATGCCTCCTCAGCACGACAGTATTTTTACCAAGAGATTCAGCAGCCCGACGAATATATCGATTTAGCCAAGGCAGCTTTGTACATTGCACAGGAAGAATATCCTGACCTTGACCCAGAAGAATATTTAAACGCTCTTGATACAATGGCAGTGGAGTTACAAGAACGCTTGCCTGACTCGCAGTACCCACTGCGGATCATTCAAAGTATTAATCAGTATCTCTACGAGGACTTGGGATTTTCTGGTAATAGAACAGACTATTATGATCCACGTAATAGCTTTTTAAATGATGTCATTGAGCGCCGTCAGGGGATACCTATCACCTTAGGGCTGGTATATCTAGAAGTTGCCCGCAGGATTGGTTTCCCGATGGTGGGGGTGGGGATGCCAGGACATTTCCTGATCCGCCCCGATATTCCAGGTATAGAAATTTTTGTTGATGCCTTCAATAGCGGTGAAGTAATATTTGCACAAGATTGCCAGGAAAGGCTTGAGCAAATTTATCACCAACCAGTGACGCTACGACCAGAATTTTTTGCCGTAGTCAGCCATCGGCAATTTTTGGCGCGGATGCTGACAAATTTAAAATATATTTACCTCAAACAGGAGAATTTAGCAAAAAGTCTCGCAGTGGTTGAACGAATTATGCTGCTGTTTCCTGATTTACCCCTAGAATTGCGCGATCGCGGTCTTCTCTACTATCAACTACATCGCTACCCCCAAGCGATTGAAGACTTCCAACGTTATCTAGCCAAGGTTCCTAATGCTGAGGATGCGGTTATGATTCGCCAATTGCTTGCCAAATTGGGTAAAAATGGTTGA
- a CDS encoding SRPBCC family protein yields the protein MSQVLEQSIQINATATVVERCFTDLALMHRWLNPVLRCEPVGGVWSTDIGSQSRFVIQIPLLQPTLNSVVIERQPGLVVWEFQGFFQGCDRWECQPIENGTLLLNRFEFKVPNPLVSWGFQTFAASWTKADMEAQLRRLKRVAESLVISH from the coding sequence ATGTCTCAAGTTTTGGAGCAATCGATTCAAATTAATGCCACAGCTACGGTAGTAGAGCGCTGTTTTACCGATCTAGCTCTCATGCACCGTTGGCTGAACCCCGTTCTCCGTTGTGAACCTGTGGGGGGAGTTTGGAGTACTGATATCGGCAGTCAAAGTCGCTTTGTGATTCAAATTCCTTTACTACAACCCACCTTGAACAGCGTTGTTATAGAACGACAGCCGGGTTTAGTCGTCTGGGAATTCCAGGGATTTTTTCAAGGATGCGATCGCTGGGAATGTCAACCCATAGAAAACGGCACACTCCTACTGAACCGCTTTGAGTTCAAGGTTCCCAACCCCTTAGTGAGTTGGGGTTTTCAAACCTTTGCGGCATCTTGGACAAAAGCAGATATGGAAGCTCAACTCCGCCGTCTCAAACGAGTTGCAGAGTCATTAGTCATTAGTCATTAG